A section of the Rummeliibacillus pycnus genome encodes:
- the moaD gene encoding molybdopterin converting factor subunit 1, whose protein sequence is MIKILLFAQLQEEVGQSQVTMDTSEATVQQVKVWLEKQYTLTSLQQTMAAVNEEFATDDTIVTSGDTVAFIPPISGG, encoded by the coding sequence ATGATTAAGATCCTACTTTTTGCACAATTACAAGAGGAAGTTGGTCAATCACAAGTGACTATGGATACTTCAGAAGCAACCGTGCAACAAGTAAAAGTCTGGTTAGAGAAGCAGTATACTTTAACATCCTTACAGCAAACAATGGCTGCCGTGAATGAGGAATTTGCGACGGATGATACGATTGTAACATCAGGGGATACAGTAGCTTTTATTCCACCGATTAGTGGTGGGTAG
- a CDS encoding molybdenum cofactor biosynthesis protein MoaE: protein MEENLFVITDQPIHVEEVTKKVESRNAGAITVFIGTVRELTKGKKTLHLEYQAYPSMAIKMFQQIAKEIKEKWPEAHIAITHRTGRLEISDIAVVIAVSSPHRKIAYEANEYAIDRIKQIVPIWKKEFWEDGTAWIGDQLENVPYPSGKPVVKGGEKHD from the coding sequence ATGGAAGAAAATTTATTTGTTATTACAGATCAGCCTATTCATGTAGAGGAAGTTACAAAAAAAGTAGAAAGTCGTAATGCAGGGGCAATCACAGTTTTTATTGGAACGGTTCGAGAATTGACAAAAGGCAAAAAAACATTGCATTTAGAGTATCAAGCGTATCCATCGATGGCCATTAAAATGTTTCAGCAAATTGCTAAAGAAATAAAAGAAAAATGGCCGGAAGCACATATTGCTATTACACATCGTACAGGGCGATTGGAAATTTCAGATATTGCGGTTGTTATCGCTGTTTCCTCACCACATCGAAAAATAGCCTATGAGGCAAATGAATATGCCATTGATCGCATTAAGCAAATTGTGCCAATTTGGAAGAAAGAATTTTGGGAAGATGGTACAGCTTGGATTGGCGATCAGCTCGAGAATGTACCTTATCCGTCTGGAAAACCTGTAGTGAAGGGAGGAGAAAAGCATGATTAA
- the dacB gene encoding D-alanyl-D-alanine carboxypeptidase/D-alanyl-D-alanine endopeptidase: MLKKISILLISYMLVLGLISIHASAEVDSSTIQRLDQSVKKIVYEKMPNAEVSIAIRDDFGNVIYDFNGNRQQKPASNMKLLTSAAALTELGENYRFRTNIYTTGYVKKGTLHGDLYLQGTGDPTLTVDDLDQFASFLADQGIKKIDGRIIGDDFWFDQDLLTPDIKKDDESYYYAAPITALTLSPDSDYDSGTVIIEALGEIIGEKPRLKTTPELGELVIKNEAKTVATNQNTTLKIEREYRKNKVVVSGNLPIHKSWKEWITVPNPTLHTVLLFIHALEKHNVQYTQEQLFRGKTPTSATLMVQKQSIPLAQIIIPYMKLSNNSIADILVKTMGKVRVDQGSTKAGLRVVKQYALSRHLNMDDWFFEDGSGMSHNNSVSSIDLTKLLYSVQKEKQWYSTFFNSLPVAANSDRMIGGSLKNRLKSPFTEGRVFAKTGAIDGVNTLSGYLIGNSGMPYSFSILVQNQNGTIPAIDEIVEKMAEEL; the protein is encoded by the coding sequence ATGCTAAAGAAGATAAGCATCCTTCTAATTTCGTATATGCTCGTTTTGGGTTTGATCAGTATACATGCATCAGCTGAAGTAGATTCCTCGACAATTCAAAGACTTGATCAATCAGTTAAGAAAATTGTCTACGAGAAAATGCCGAATGCTGAAGTAAGTATTGCAATTCGAGATGATTTTGGCAATGTCATTTATGATTTCAATGGTAATAGGCAACAAAAGCCCGCTTCTAACATGAAGTTATTAACGAGTGCTGCCGCATTAACTGAATTAGGTGAAAATTATCGATTTAGGACAAATATTTATACCACTGGTTATGTCAAAAAAGGAACATTGCATGGTGATCTTTATCTTCAAGGCACTGGTGACCCGACTTTGACCGTTGACGATCTGGATCAATTTGCTTCTTTTTTAGCTGACCAGGGTATTAAGAAAATAGATGGTCGAATTATAGGCGATGATTTTTGGTTTGATCAAGATTTGTTAACACCCGATATTAAAAAGGATGATGAGTCCTATTATTATGCAGCGCCAATTACGGCATTAACGCTGTCACCTGATAGTGACTACGATTCTGGAACTGTTATTATCGAAGCGCTAGGGGAGATTATAGGAGAAAAACCTAGACTAAAAACCACACCAGAATTAGGTGAATTGGTCATTAAAAATGAAGCAAAAACAGTCGCAACAAACCAAAATACCACACTAAAAATTGAACGCGAATATAGAAAAAATAAAGTGGTAGTTAGCGGCAATTTACCTATCCATAAGAGTTGGAAAGAATGGATCACTGTTCCGAATCCTACTTTGCATACAGTATTGTTATTTATACACGCACTAGAAAAACATAACGTTCAATATACGCAAGAACAACTATTTCGTGGGAAAACCCCTACTAGCGCAACACTAATGGTACAAAAACAATCCATTCCATTAGCTCAAATAATCATACCTTACATGAAATTAAGCAATAACAGTATTGCAGATATTTTAGTCAAGACAATGGGAAAGGTTAGGGTGGATCAGGGAAGTACAAAAGCTGGATTGAGAGTAGTAAAACAATATGCACTATCAAGACATCTCAATATGGATGATTGGTTCTTTGAGGATGGCTCAGGTATGTCGCATAATAATAGCGTGTCGAGTATCGATCTAACAAAACTACTATACAGTGTACAAAAAGAGAAACAGTGGTATAGTACTTTCTTTAATAGTTTACCCGTCGCTGCAAATTCAGATAGGATGATTGGTGGGTCATTAAAAAATCGCTTGAAATCCCCTTTTACTGAAGGGAGAGTTTTTGCAAAAACAGGCGCAATTGATGGTGTCAATACACTAAGTGGTTACCTAATCGGAAACAGTGGCATGCCTTATTCTTTCAGTATTTTAGTACAAAATCAAAATGGGACGATTCCTGCGATTGATGAGATTGTAGAAAAAATGGCAGAGGAATTATAG
- the dacB gene encoding D-alanyl-D-alanine carboxypeptidase/D-alanyl-D-alanine endopeptidase: MKKNLSMFLTTCLVTLGLFAGHISAEASTSQIQTLDQSVKKIVDEKMAGADVSLAIRDEKGNVIYDLNGNQKQKPASNMKLLTTSAALETLGENYRFKTNAYYTGKIKNGVLKGDIYLQGTGDPTLNKEDLEQFVGSIAALGIKQIDGRIVADDYWFDQDLLTPGIAEEDESYYYAAPITALTTSPNSDYDSGTIIVEAKGEEVGKKPTLTITPELGDLVIENNAQTVEAGKENTLTIERQFRTNRIIVSGNLPVDKSLKEWVTVQNPTIHTLTTFKNLLEQNKIQYSKDKLYRAKTPNSAKLITQKQSMPLSQLLIPYMKLSNNGIADILVKTMGQVKMHKGSTEAGLKVLKQYAKSRHLNIGDWSFEDGSGMSHSNRVSSIHLTQLLFMVQKEKWFNTYFTSLPVAANPERMIGGTLRNRLKSPLTAGKVIAKTGSLTGVNTLSGYLKGSSGKTYTFSILVQNKSGTIPVIDEIVEVMAKQL; this comes from the coding sequence ATGAAGAAAAATTTAAGTATGTTTCTAACAACTTGTCTCGTCACTTTGGGGTTATTTGCTGGGCATATTTCAGCAGAAGCTAGTACTTCACAGATTCAAACGCTTGATCAATCCGTCAAAAAAATTGTTGATGAAAAAATGGCAGGTGCTGATGTTAGTCTTGCCATTAGAGATGAGAAAGGAAATGTTATCTATGATTTGAATGGAAATCAGAAACAAAAACCTGCATCCAATATGAAATTACTAACTACTTCTGCAGCTTTAGAGACTTTAGGAGAAAACTATCGGTTTAAAACAAATGCTTATTATACTGGTAAGATAAAAAATGGTGTCTTAAAGGGAGATATTTACCTTCAAGGGACAGGTGACCCTACTTTAAATAAGGAAGATCTTGAACAGTTTGTTGGTAGTATTGCAGCTTTAGGAATTAAACAAATTGATGGTCGAATTGTAGCTGATGATTATTGGTTTGATCAAGATCTATTGACGCCTGGTATTGCAGAAGAGGATGAATCTTATTATTATGCTGCACCAATTACCGCATTAACGACTTCGCCTAATAGTGATTATGATTCGGGTACGATTATAGTTGAAGCGAAAGGTGAGGAGGTAGGAAAGAAACCAACTCTTACAATTACACCTGAACTTGGGGATTTAGTCATTGAAAATAATGCGCAGACAGTTGAAGCAGGTAAGGAAAATACATTAACCATTGAACGTCAATTTAGAACAAATCGAATCATTGTAAGTGGAAATTTACCAGTTGATAAGAGTTTGAAAGAATGGGTAACAGTACAAAATCCTACAATTCACACATTAACAACATTTAAAAATCTACTTGAACAAAATAAGATTCAATATTCTAAGGACAAGCTGTATCGTGCAAAAACACCTAACAGCGCAAAACTAATTACTCAAAAACAGTCCATGCCACTTTCTCAATTACTGATTCCATATATGAAATTAAGCAATAATGGAATTGCAGATATTTTAGTAAAGACCATGGGACAAGTGAAAATGCATAAAGGTAGTACAGAAGCGGGGCTAAAAGTTTTAAAACAATACGCAAAATCCCGTCATTTGAATATTGGAGATTGGTCTTTTGAAGATGGTTCGGGCATGTCGCATAGTAATCGAGTGTCGAGTATCCATTTAACACAACTTTTGTTCATGGTTCAAAAGGAGAAATGGTTCAACACATATTTTACCAGTCTACCAGTTGCCGCAAATCCAGAAAGAATGATAGGTGGAACACTTCGCAATCGTCTAAAATCACCACTTACAGCAGGAAAAGTTATTGCTAAAACTGGATCATTGACTGGTGTCAATACACTGAGTGGCTACCTAAAAGGAAGTAGTGGAAAAACTTATACATTTAGTATTTTAGTTCAAAATAAATCTGGAACAATTCCAGTAATAGATGAAATTGTAGAAGTAATGGCTAAGCAATTATAG
- a CDS encoding molybdenum cofactor guanylyltransferase, with amino-acid sequence MKIAGIVLAGGQSSRYGKPKMFEKLDSQFLYQYSLQAFKKNALKPLIISTNASLSPQFIEKDVRIFIEELPHQGPLFAIHHVLSKTTDADWFFVLASDMPYITESFVKMMLSFVDDTYDAIVPKQSDKIQPLAALYHRSILHKTEKLLQQHKRSMKSLLDQLSVYYVPVSDDEQAFININTLSDWPQSTNTLENKGDYHD; translated from the coding sequence ATGAAGATTGCAGGTATCGTATTAGCTGGTGGTCAATCCTCACGATATGGAAAACCCAAAATGTTTGAAAAATTGGATAGTCAATTTTTATATCAATATAGCTTACAAGCATTTAAAAAGAATGCACTGAAGCCACTTATTATCTCAACTAATGCATCGTTATCTCCTCAATTTATAGAAAAGGACGTCCGTATATTTATCGAAGAATTGCCACATCAAGGACCACTTTTTGCGATTCATCATGTTCTATCCAAAACGACGGATGCAGATTGGTTTTTCGTACTGGCAAGTGATATGCCCTATATTACCGAATCCTTTGTCAAAATGATGCTTTCATTTGTAGATGATACTTATGATGCGATTGTTCCAAAGCAATCGGACAAAATACAGCCTCTTGCTGCCCTTTATCACCGTAGCATTTTACACAAAACAGAAAAATTATTGCAGCAACATAAAAGAAGTATGAAATCGCTACTCGATCAACTGAGCGTTTACTATGTACCCGTTTCAGATGATGAGCAAGCATTCATCAATATCAATACTCTAAGTGACTGGCCCCAATCCACAAATACTTTAGAGAATAAAGGAGATTATCATGACTAA
- a CDS encoding thiazole biosynthesis adenylyltransferase ThiF, with the protein MSDRYSRQQLFQPIGEKGQVLLQQKHVLIVGAGALGSASAEAIVRAGVGKVTIVDRDYVEWSNLQRQQLYSEQEAEQKIPKAIAAQERLIRINSNVQIKGLVMDARADSLESIVQDVDVMIDGTDNFDIRFVMNDLAQKYQIPWIYGSCVGSYGTTYTIIPGKTPCLHCLLQSVPNMAMTCDTAGIISPAVQMVAAYQVAEALKILVEDWQAVCETYRTFDVWHNQHYDMRVQTAKKRDCPSCGEQAIYPYLAYENQTKADVLCGRNAVQIRPIRSDAYNLDFLAQKLQKHGTIQQNPYLLSCQLKDYRLVIFQDGRVLVHGTNDVQQAKNLYYRLLG; encoded by the coding sequence ATGAGTGATCGATATTCTAGACAGCAACTGTTTCAGCCGATTGGGGAAAAAGGACAGGTGCTATTACAACAAAAACATGTACTGATTGTAGGGGCAGGCGCATTAGGTAGTGCAAGTGCAGAGGCGATTGTAAGAGCCGGTGTAGGTAAAGTGACGATTGTCGATCGTGATTATGTGGAATGGAGTAATTTACAGCGTCAGCAGTTGTATAGTGAACAAGAAGCAGAGCAAAAAATACCGAAAGCTATTGCAGCACAAGAAAGGCTCATACGTATTAATTCAAACGTACAGATTAAGGGGCTCGTCATGGATGCAAGGGCAGATTCATTGGAGAGTATCGTACAAGATGTCGATGTGATGATTGATGGTACCGATAACTTTGATATTCGATTTGTGATGAACGATTTAGCTCAAAAATATCAGATTCCGTGGATATACGGCTCGTGCGTAGGTAGCTATGGTACGACTTATACGATTATTCCAGGAAAAACACCTTGCCTTCATTGCCTACTACAATCAGTACCGAATATGGCGATGACCTGCGATACGGCAGGAATCATTAGCCCAGCAGTGCAAATGGTAGCTGCTTATCAAGTAGCCGAGGCATTAAAAATTTTAGTGGAAGATTGGCAAGCAGTATGTGAAACGTATCGAACCTTTGATGTATGGCATAATCAACATTATGATATGCGTGTACAAACAGCGAAAAAAAGGGATTGTCCATCATGCGGTGAACAGGCAATTTACCCTTACTTAGCTTATGAAAACCAAACAAAGGCGGATGTATTATGTGGACGAAATGCTGTACAAATTCGCCCTATCCGATCAGATGCCTATAATTTAGATTTCTTAGCACAGAAGCTTCAAAAGCATGGTACGATTCAGCAAAATCCATACTTGTTATCATGTCAATTAAAAGATTATCGCCTCGTTATTTTCCAAGATGGTCGAGTGCTTGTACATGGTACAAATGATGTGCAACAGGCAAAAAATTTATATTATCGTTTATTAGGATAA
- a CDS encoding formate/nitrite transporter family protein yields the protein MAFNKPEQITEIAIGAGIGKASYSIFKMLVLGFLGGAFIAFGFLLDIRVSGNMPEAWGSFAGFIGAAVFPLGLILVLLAGAELITGNMMSVAMAFYAKKISIPALVRNWFWVTLANLIGALFVAFFFGHVVGLTETGPFLAKTVAIAKAKTADSFLQTFISGIGCNWLVCLAVWLAYGANDFGGKIAGIWFPVTAFVAIGFQHVVANMFVIPAAIFAGQATWTAFLSNVIPAFLGNVVGGAIFVGLIYFISYQKEFATTK from the coding sequence ATGGCTTTTAACAAACCAGAGCAAATTACAGAAATCGCCATTGGTGCAGGTATAGGTAAAGCAAGTTATTCGATTTTTAAAATGTTAGTGTTAGGATTTTTAGGTGGAGCCTTTATTGCTTTTGGGTTTTTACTCGATATTCGTGTTAGTGGAAATATGCCGGAAGCATGGGGCAGCTTTGCTGGTTTCATCGGAGCAGCTGTGTTCCCATTAGGCCTTATTTTAGTATTATTAGCAGGTGCTGAGTTAATTACGGGGAATATGATGTCTGTCGCAATGGCTTTTTATGCAAAGAAAATTTCCATTCCGGCATTAGTGCGAAACTGGTTTTGGGTGACACTTGCCAATCTAATTGGCGCTTTATTTGTAGCATTTTTCTTTGGACATGTAGTTGGTTTAACAGAAACGGGTCCGTTTTTAGCTAAAACAGTAGCAATTGCGAAAGCCAAAACAGCAGATTCGTTTTTACAAACATTTATTTCAGGGATAGGCTGTAACTGGCTTGTATGCTTAGCTGTTTGGTTGGCTTATGGCGCAAATGATTTTGGTGGAAAAATTGCAGGCATTTGGTTCCCTGTCACAGCTTTCGTTGCGATTGGCTTCCAACACGTTGTCGCAAATATGTTTGTCATTCCAGCTGCTATTTTTGCTGGACAAGCTACATGGACAGCCTTTTTAAGTAATGTTATTCCAGCCTTTTTAGGGAATGTAGTTGGTGGCGCTATTTTCGTTGGATTGATTTATTTTATTTCTTATCAAAAGGAATTCGCTACAACTAAATAG
- a CDS encoding MogA/MoaB family molybdenum cofactor biosynthesis protein: MHSTHKDLAIHAAVLTVSDTRTIETDKGGQQIKAFLADAGFHTAQYLIVKDDAATITQQVRAWCDDADINAIIVTGGTGFTSRDVTYEALTPLFEKEMHGFGELFRSLSYEEIGPRAMFSRAVAGCLQQTAIYALPGSTNAVKLGMRKLIIPTVQHFIGELHR, from the coding sequence ATGCATTCAACCCATAAAGATCTTGCCATTCATGCCGCTGTTTTAACTGTTAGTGATACCCGTACAATAGAGACGGATAAGGGTGGTCAGCAAATCAAAGCATTTCTTGCAGACGCTGGTTTTCATACAGCCCAATACCTTATTGTAAAAGATGATGCCGCTACCATTACTCAGCAAGTGCGCGCGTGGTGTGATGATGCTGACATCAATGCAATCATTGTAACAGGCGGTACAGGCTTCACGTCACGAGATGTCACATACGAAGCGTTAACACCACTTTTTGAAAAAGAAATGCATGGGTTTGGCGAACTATTTCGCTCATTAAGTTATGAGGAAATAGGGCCACGAGCTATGTTTAGTCGTGCAGTTGCCGGTTGTTTACAGCAGACTGCTATTTATGCATTACCTGGTTCAACCAATGCCGTTAAGCTTGGCATGCGTAAACTCATCATTCCTACAGTGCAGCATTTTATTGGTGAGTTACATCGATGA
- a CDS encoding molybdopterin molybdotransferase MoeA translates to MLEKRNPIAVGEAVRRVMQFAFTGTKEMVPLPRAYGRFLAEALKADHDVPAFDRSPYDGFAIRAEDSKSASAEHPVTFEVVGEIGAGFVFPEQVQEGQAVRIMTGAQIPAGCNAVVMLELTRTFEKEGKSYIEIKRTYQEGDNISYQGEDMKKGEPLVQKGTYINPGVAALLATFGYHEVPVTRKPVIGVIATGSELLETDEPLQPGKIRNSNAYMIMAQIERVGAEARYFGKFSDDLDICIDAVKSALSEVDMLITTGGVSVGDYDYLPAIYQALGAEVLFNKVAMRPGSVTTVAQRDGQLLFGLSGNPSACYVGFELFVRPIVRSAFLNQAPHLHREQAILGEDFKKANPFTRLIRARITFENGQLVTVPSGFNKSSAVSSLAEAQAFIVLPGGTRGYEKGMRVDVLLVEDGQGSEWPWDNIVPSYR, encoded by the coding sequence ATGTTAGAAAAGAGAAACCCTATTGCAGTCGGTGAGGCAGTTCGTCGCGTCATGCAATTTGCTTTTACGGGAACAAAAGAAATGGTACCGCTACCTAGGGCATATGGTCGATTTTTAGCCGAGGCTTTAAAAGCGGACCATGATGTACCAGCTTTTGATCGCTCACCCTATGACGGTTTTGCCATTCGTGCTGAGGATAGTAAATCTGCTTCCGCCGAGCATCCTGTTACTTTTGAAGTCGTTGGAGAAATTGGAGCGGGCTTTGTTTTTCCAGAACAAGTCCAAGAGGGGCAAGCTGTTCGTATTATGACAGGTGCTCAAATTCCAGCAGGTTGTAATGCAGTTGTTATGCTGGAGTTAACACGGACTTTTGAAAAAGAGGGTAAGTCCTATATAGAAATTAAACGTACTTATCAAGAGGGCGACAATATTTCGTATCAAGGTGAGGATATGAAAAAGGGAGAACCGCTTGTTCAAAAGGGAACGTATATTAATCCTGGTGTCGCAGCATTATTAGCAACCTTTGGTTATCATGAGGTACCTGTCACACGTAAACCAGTCATTGGTGTAATTGCAACGGGAAGTGAATTATTAGAAACTGATGAGCCACTTCAACCTGGTAAAATTCGTAACAGCAATGCGTATATGATTATGGCACAAATTGAACGTGTTGGAGCAGAGGCACGTTATTTCGGGAAATTTAGCGATGATTTAGACATTTGTATTGATGCAGTGAAGTCGGCTTTATCGGAAGTAGATATGCTCATCACAACTGGTGGCGTTTCAGTAGGTGATTATGACTACTTGCCTGCAATTTATCAGGCGCTTGGTGCAGAGGTGTTATTCAATAAAGTGGCAATGCGTCCAGGCAGTGTAACAACAGTTGCACAAAGAGATGGACAGCTTTTATTTGGACTTTCAGGAAACCCCTCTGCTTGTTATGTTGGTTTTGAGCTATTTGTTCGCCCAATAGTACGGTCTGCCTTTTTAAATCAAGCACCCCATTTGCATAGAGAGCAGGCAATTTTAGGTGAGGATTTCAAAAAGGCCAATCCATTCACACGCTTGATCCGTGCGCGTATTACTTTTGAAAATGGACAACTTGTAACAGTACCTTCAGGCTTTAATAAATCGAGTGCTGTTTCCTCATTAGCAGAAGCACAAGCTTTCATTGTACTTCCTGGTGGTACACGTGGCTATGAAAAGGGGATGCGTGTAGACGTATTATTAGTAGAAGATGGACAAGGAAGTGAATGGCCTTGGGACAACATTGTGCCGTCCTACAGATAG
- a CDS encoding BrxA/BrxB family bacilliredoxin, whose translation MNMDYDLFMQDMLRQARSEMTENGYEELKTAEEVDEAFKRKGTTFVMVNSVCGCAGGIARPAAVNAINYDKRPDHLVTVFAGQDKEATAQARMHFGEDHIPSSPSFVLLKDGKPVAEIGRHEIEGHDPMSVITAIQGYFEDFCEEV comes from the coding sequence ATGAATATGGATTATGATTTATTTATGCAAGACATGCTTCGTCAAGCACGTAGCGAAATGACTGAAAATGGTTATGAAGAACTTAAAACAGCAGAAGAAGTAGACGAGGCATTTAAACGTAAGGGTACTACTTTTGTAATGGTTAACTCAGTATGTGGTTGTGCAGGTGGTATCGCACGTCCAGCAGCAGTTAATGCAATCAATTACGATAAACGTCCAGATCATTTAGTAACAGTATTTGCAGGTCAAGATAAAGAAGCAACTGCTCAAGCACGTATGCACTTTGGTGAAGATCATATTCCTTCATCTCCATCATTTGTATTATTAAAAGATGGTAAACCTGTAGCAGAAATTGGTCGCCATGAAATTGAAGGACATGATCCAATGTCAGTAATTACTGCTATTCAAGGCTACTTCGAAGATTTTTGCGAAGAAGTTTAA
- a CDS encoding GatB/YqeY domain-containing protein: protein MLKTAVFDQLKKAMKEKNVLAKGVLTIVKSSLDLAEKEKGSELTHEEEIAIINREIKQTNQALEGAEKANRSDLIEQEQAKLALLKTFLPEQLSEEKVIELLKEAGISSGMNMGEAMKIAKPLLAGKAEGSVIAKAVKSLI, encoded by the coding sequence ATGTTAAAAACAGCTGTTTTTGATCAACTTAAAAAAGCAATGAAAGAAAAGAATGTTCTTGCGAAGGGTGTACTCACTATTGTCAAGTCTTCACTTGATTTAGCTGAAAAAGAAAAGGGCTCTGAGTTAACGCATGAAGAAGAAATTGCGATTATCAATCGTGAGATCAAACAAACGAACCAAGCTTTAGAAGGTGCTGAAAAAGCAAATCGCTCTGACTTAATTGAACAAGAGCAAGCAAAATTGGCTCTATTAAAAACATTCCTACCAGAACAATTATCGGAAGAAAAAGTAATTGAACTGTTAAAAGAAGCAGGTATTTCTTCTGGCATGAACATGGGAGAAGCAATGAAAATTGCCAAACCATTACTTGCTGGCAAAGCAGAAGGTTCTGTGATTGCAAAAGCGGTCAAAAGCTTAATTTAA
- the mobB gene encoding molybdopterin-guanine dinucleotide biosynthesis protein B — protein sequence MALGQHCAVLQIVGYQNSGKTTLMEKLIAAASEEGARVATIKHHGHGGVPAAVYRKDSQRHEKAGAVIAGVEGAGTLCLTIQQASWELEELVELYQSFRPNMILVEGYKKADYPKVVLIRHQEDVATLQKLTNIICVLYWQNVDLSPFTCPAYSIRKEALYMELLLEKVRN from the coding sequence ATGGCCTTGGGACAACATTGTGCCGTCCTACAGATAGTTGGCTATCAAAATAGTGGCAAAACGACATTAATGGAGAAATTAATTGCTGCAGCCTCAGAAGAAGGGGCCCGCGTTGCAACCATTAAGCATCATGGGCATGGTGGAGTTCCAGCAGCAGTCTATCGAAAAGATAGTCAGCGTCATGAAAAGGCTGGGGCGGTGATTGCTGGTGTAGAAGGAGCAGGTACATTATGTTTGACTATTCAGCAGGCATCCTGGGAACTGGAGGAGCTCGTCGAATTATATCAATCATTTCGGCCTAATATGATTTTAGTTGAGGGCTATAAAAAGGCAGATTATCCAAAGGTCGTATTAATTCGTCATCAGGAGGATGTCGCCACTTTACAGAAATTGACGAATATCATTTGTGTGCTTTATTGGCAAAATGTAGACCTTTCTCCTTTTACATGCCCTGCATATTCAATAAGAAAAGAAGCTCTTTATATGGAACTTTTACTGGAAAAAGTGAGGAATTAG
- the moaC gene encoding cyclic pyranopterin monophosphate synthase MoaC, whose amino-acid sequence MTNFTHWNEEGRPKMVDISEKSDTKRTAIARSTILLSTELYEAIQQGNIKKGDPTQVAQIAGIMGAKKTSELIPMCHPIMLQGTDFTFSYEKKDTGYALHIEVLVKCKGNTGVEMEALTAVSIATLTFYDMCKAVDKSMVIQDTYLVQKTGGKSGHFLHERA is encoded by the coding sequence ATGACTAATTTTACTCACTGGAATGAAGAAGGTCGACCTAAAATGGTCGATATTTCCGAAAAAAGCGATACGAAACGAACAGCTATTGCACGCAGTACAATTTTACTATCAACCGAATTATACGAAGCAATTCAACAAGGGAATATCAAAAAGGGTGATCCCACACAAGTTGCCCAAATCGCAGGTATTATGGGTGCCAAAAAAACATCTGAACTTATTCCGATGTGTCATCCGATTATGCTACAAGGTACGGATTTTACATTTAGCTATGAAAAAAAGGATACTGGCTATGCATTGCATATTGAAGTACTCGTCAAATGCAAAGGTAATACGGGCGTTGAAATGGAGGCATTAACAGCCGTATCCATTGCTACTTTAACTTTTTATGATATGTGCAAGGCTGTCGATAAATCGATGGTTATTCAAGATACCTATCTTGTGCAAAAAACAGGCGGAAAAAGCGGCCACTTTTTACATGAACGTGCATAA